GTCTTCTTCCAGATTCACCTACTGCCACAACTGATAGAACTGATGGTAATAAACGATAGTTACTGGAAATTGCTCCATTGTTTTGATCAAATTTTAGTTAAGGGGTCTAGAATTTGATGTGAAGAAGATAGCAACTGCAGATTTCGTTGTTTTCTGATGAGGATTCTCATCCACGTTGATCTTGCTGATGTAGCGACTGGTTGACTTTTTATTAGGAATACTTGAACTTTCTTTGCTGTATTTTGGGAAGGCAGAAGGCTCTCTATACCACTGTTTGAAGTTGAAGCAATAAGCAAAACCCATTTTGTCTCCTACTGCAGGGGGTCTTGTTTGGATTTCGGAATGGAATGCGTTGCAACATCCAGTGGCCTCTGCATTTCTTGCGGTACTTTACAGTGATTACATGCTCACATCAGGGACACCAAGCATGTATTGCAACGACAAGGAATTCTCACCTACTGACCTTCGGAACTTTGCCGTTTCCCAGGTAACAAGTTGCAGAACATCTTTTAGGAGTAAAATTTCTTTACTTCCATCGAACTTCTTTTCCTATTAAAGAGTTCCTAGTTTATTTCGTTTATGTTCTTTTCCATTCTCTTTGCATTTGATTTGTTCTTCTGTAACCGGACCAGGCGGATTACGTGTTGGGTGACAATCCAATGAAGCTGAGTTACTTGGTGGGTTATGGCGACAAGTACCCAGTTCAGGTGCACCATAGAGGCGCTTCAATTCCTGTGGATGCAAATACAGGCTGCAAGGGCTTTCAATGGCTGGAGTCAAAGGGACCGAACCCAAACATAGCTTATGGTGCATTAGTTGGCGGTCCGTTTAAGAATGATAGCTTCATAGATTACAGGAACAACTCGATGCAGAACGAGCCCACCACATACAACAGTGCTGTGGCCGTTGCCTTGCTTTCTGGTCTGGTCACCACTTCTTCAGTGGTCAAATCCTTCTCCTAACATTACCAATGCGTTGTCTTTTGTATATCTGatttttattgttcttattATTGTTGTCTGTTGTAATATTTAATCTTGTGAAAATTGCTCAAATTTTTCTTGCCTACTTCAAGCAAATGGCTGGTATTTCCTACGATCGAAAGACGGGGCTCTGCCTCCTTTCGAGAATGGGAAAAATCGGCCGAAGCTATCTCGATTTTGCGCACAGCTTTAGACGTactctttcttttatattattGTGTCTTGATTTGGGAAGTTAAATATTTGGATCTTTTCCCACTCAAAATCAagataaatttgaattttttatggGTTCTTTTTTCTAAGACGCAAATATTAGATAAATttcaaatgcaatttttttgtttctccccTCAAGCATAGGCCTTTAAACGGATTTCCATTCTTCAAGAAATTTGAATTCTGGTTGTATTATCTAAATTTCATggtttttttggattttgatcgCTATTTCCCCAGTTCCGTGCTTGAGCATAACTTTTGCTGACAAAATTGTGTTTCTTTTCCAACTATTTTACAAGTATCATCAGCCTTCAAGAATTGAATTTACATTCAATTTATTGGGTCCAATCTGTGGGAATAAGCCTAGCAGTATGAGTCAATGTTCATCCTTCTAGACGTCTAGAAACTTGTCCTGATCAATTGCAAAGTGCAAAACCCCGTGGAGGCAACGGCATCGTTTAGTGGCATTATTGGGATCGAGTTTCAAATTCTGACTCGGGAAATCATTGGCAGTTACTTGATTCTAGTTTCTGATCatttggaaaagatgaaaagcTAACGCCGCTGTTGGTGATtgacaatttaaaattttacacaCTTAGGAGTTAGCTTTCGGTGGTATTACAAAAATGCAttaagtttgaatttctttcaatTAACCTTCTAAATTACACACGAGCAGTTAAATTACAAAATTccaatttaaacatttttttgtcatgcAACAAAACATTGGTAAGTGTCGTTTCGTAGGTAAtctattgaaagtttgatggtGTTTATCAGGCAATTGCTTTAGTTGTTGCTTCATCATACATAAATTGGGctctcattttaattttaacatCGATAGATATTTTTTGTAGAGGCATTAAAAGAATGGATTCGATGGAATTTAAAGTAGTTGGATGAGACCACTGAGTCGTCGGAAGGAAGAAAACTACGTACTCACTAAACATGGTACATTTATATCGCGTTCGAGTGTTGAATGTAAGAACGATTTTCATAATCACTTCATGTTTCTCACAACAATAATATATTATCCACGAACCATGCTTTTTAAGAACATGCCATTTAAGAATATATTGTTGTTCTTATTAAACGCTCTCTTACTACTTGTTCTTCCTAATAAATATATTGTATAAATGAAGTGTGCTCATATTATaggtgcacacacacatacgtagTTGTGATAGGGTAAGAGGGTCCTCAAGTAAACTTCAGGTAGAACTGCAAATGCTCATGCTATTTTTTGCTGTGATTTGGCAGCAAAGTCCAACTAAACTTTTCCCTTAAGAACCGTTTGACAACAATTATTAATGTTTCATAGATTTGTCCCATTTAGTAAGTGAGTTTCATTAAACATTTTGCAtaacaaattcatcaaataaTAACGAACTGTTCTCGTTGCCAAACGCCTTATAAATCAATCGTGCCGGACTCTAGAAAGCTTTTGGATCATTCCCGCCGGCGGTGATCTTGGGCAGCCGGAGTCCGGCTCAAGTATGACCATGCTCGTCGGGACCTTGCAACGCTTGGGCCAGGGTCTTTTATTTGGTCCAACACGACCCAATGTCAGTGAGGGACTAAACTTGAACTtataggaacaaaaaaaaaatatccgatCCACTTTGGGTTCGTTTGAAAAAGTCGTCTCTCGTAAAACCGGTCGTCGGTGCTTGCTGCTTGCTTTTGTCCCAAAGGCCGAAAGGAgacgaaagaaagaaaagaaaggagaaaaaataatcaaataattCATCGGAAAGGGGAAAAGATCGGAGAAACGATGAAGGGCGCTGGAGTCCATTCCTCATAAGAGGTGCTACGTGTTTCTTTCGATTTCTTCCTTtccagtttttcttctttttggtacTCTGCAATCGGTTATTCCCCCtaattttttgtattcttttgattttttttgatttttgttaATGATCGTCTGACCTTGATTTGGTTATCCTTTTGACGGGCAATCTGGTGGAAAGTAGCACTCTGACGGAATCGAATCCCCACTTCTTTCACCAATCCTGCCGATCAGGTAATCAGCGTTGCTCGAGTAAGGGCTTAGTTTGATTCGATGCGATTATGTTCACGATCTTCTTTGTCAccattttgcaatttttttggcATCGAAAAACAGCGTTTTCAGCGGAGTAATGATAGAACTCTGCGATTTATGTTGATATAAATTCGGATGCGCACCCCTCTTTGTTTCCTGCGCAAGTTCTATGACCAATcgtttttttcccctttccttttctattGATTTGAGATGATTGATTATTGAGTTTGccatttttatgttttcctcCCAACTTCCTAACTGTAGTTAAACTGAGGAACAAATTTTTTAGAACATTTCTGGCCAAAGCGTGAGGAGAGATTTTAAGAACCCATTTTTGTCTAGACTTTCATTGGAAAGCGCAAGCGCGAGATGAATGTAGGCTTTGGGGGATGTTCACCTGGAATTGGGTATCACTAATTTGTATGTTAGAAAGCGTTTTGGATATGGATGGTAAGAGAATAGGTGTTCTGGTTGTTATATCAAGGTGGGATGAATATGTTTGCCCGAGTATGGCCTAGGAAGAGTTGgacaccttttttttcttcctgtctATCTTATATCTGTCTTCTGCTTTCCATGAATGGAAGTAGTGCATCCTTCCCTGCGTTGCATGGTTTAACTTgtaagaagaagaggaagaagagaaaataaggaGGAACGAGGGATGGATGGGGGAGGGAAACAGAAGGTGTGGGCCCCTTGGGGtgtaacttttttcttttgttagaaAGGAAATACATTGGCTATGCCAGAATCTAGTTGCCGGCTTCCCACAgcacattttttacttttagttCGTGGCATGACAATGATATGGTGGAGTGCTTGGGCTTCCTAAGTGTGGCTAAAAGGACTAACTGACCCCAGTACATTGTAAAACACTTCTGGACGTTATATGCAGAAAATAAACTGAATGTGCTCTTTACAGGCCATGTGATATAAGTGTAAGATACCATGTTAATTTATGCAAGTATTGCACCAATTTTGAGATTCTACATTTGCACAGAATAAGCACGCATAGTTATGGTAATACAAACTTAAGCCCAGGAATGAGACTGATTTTGTCAACATAACTTTTATTTGTACAAGGATGGGGGCAACAATACCAAGTTCTCCTCTTTCATACAACGTCAGTCCAACTAAATTCTCCACTTTTGTCTAATTATACATCACATTTTATGTTGACATAGCCTCTTTTTAGAGGATGCAAGTTATTGtccaaaaaaatgtttgaagaaCCCAAACCTTTCATTGTATAGGAAGCTTGCTCAGGTAGAGGATGCAAGTTAACTTTATCATCACATTCACCCCCATTTGAGAGTGGATATAGATGAAATCATGCAAACCCAGGTAGGAAGTAATTTCAGAGATACAGCAACATTgctatatatatgcatgtgtgtgtagaTGATGAAGTAAGACTATAGGAGTAATTGTGAACAAAATAGTCACTATGCtaataaaatgtaaaattattattttgcttTTAGTAATTATTGATAAGTAGCATAATTAGGAATCCCACATTTGTTCACATCTCGCAACAAACACATTTTTAGACAATCGATTGAAACAGCAAACAAGTTCTATATTGAAGAATGTTTTAATATTAAAGTTTCAACAAGTAAGATAAAAAGTTACATTTATAAAGTAGCGGGGCTTACCAAAATGGTCTCGGAAAGAAATATGTTTTCACTTTCTGGACAATATTAGACTTGATCAAGCTTGATCAAATCTGAATTTCGACTAAAATAGGCAAATAGCACGGGTGCATTGATTGCATCCAACACTTCTTTGATTCGTGTGCAAAGATGCATCAGTCTCCTCATCCATGTGCAGCCATGTCAACATGGGTGCAACGTCCACATATGGATTGATTGTGACATGGCCTCCTATTTTAACCTATTATCAACGTATAGCAGCAAGAGAAATCTGCTTTTCTTTGCATGGGAAGAATAGCGTTCAACACTGTATTCAGTTTGTCtgcatgagaagatgaaagtTCAAATCTATATACCAACATTAAATCCACTTCTACCTGTCATCAACAAATCTTGCTAAAAACTGAAGGACTATAGTGACATCATCTTAAGAAGCATGGCCACTAGTGACCtcgaaaacatttttttggtgcATTTGATGCCCTTGATTGGCAGCATAATGCCTAAATTGGAACAATCCAAGCATAGACTTGATAACATCTTTATACCTTACAATATACAGAAAGCAGCAAGCAATTAATATCACAATGAATGAAAAGGAACTCTAGAATAAGCaaatagaatttttttaaagataatCATATAAATCAAAGTGATTTCAAACGCATTATGGTAGTATAACTTGATACAGTTAGTTGAATGGATAATTGACTAATAGCCCTTGAAAGTTGCTTTGGTTGCTTCATGGCTAACAATCATTCTTAGTAGCAAACTATTGTTACCATTGTTACTCTCTTGGAGTCTTGGTGCTGTATTTTGCCTTGATGCAcaattatttcaaaatcttgaacGATATAAATTATGCTTTTCATGCACATTATTGTATTGATCCCAACTGCCATCTCAAGTATGCATACAAAATGTAAGTTACAGGTGGAGAGATCTAGGAACTTGAAATGGATGATGAAGGAGATGTGTCAGCGTTAAAGTCTCAGCTCAGCCAAATGCGAATCATGTGGGTCCATGAGCTGGAGCGACGCCGACAGCAAGAGGAGATGTTGGAAGCAAAACTAAATGAGATTAAGGAGTTTGTTGCTGACActgagaaaaaggagaaaagggaaaTGGAAGTTCTGTGGCGAAGGGTCAAGGCTGCTGCTACATGGATGACATACTTGAAGTCCAAGGCTAAAATTATGGCGGTACCTCACCTTGCACATACTTCATGTGGGATAAGACATCAAGAAGGAGTGGGATTTGTTGACAAACATGGAACACCGTTGGCAGATTGGTCAAAGGTTGttgatctttctctttttgaaagTTTGGATGAGGAGAAGAAACCACAGCCCAGGAAAAATCAAGGGCTTTTTGATGAATACGATGGTGCATACATTGGTGACATAATCAAGTCAGTATTATTAGTTACAGATGTGATGGAGGCTCTTGTTAAGAGGGTTATTATTGCTGAAACAGAAACAGCTACTGAGAAGGAAAAGGTAAATTTAGGCCAAGAAGAGATCAGGAAAAAGACACTCCAAGTTGAAAAGATGTCAGCTAGAGTGGAGGAGATGGAAAAATTGGCATCAGGTACTGATGAAATGTTGAAGGAAATGCGCCAGAAGATAGAAGATATGGCAGAAGAGACCTCCAGGCAAAGGCAACGAGCTGCAGAGAATGAGCAAGAGCTTTTTCGAGTTAGGCAGGATGTGGAGTCTCTTAGATCAAGTATCAGTGGTCTTGTTAGTGTAAGACAGACACTTATATCATCAGAGAAACAATTCCAAACAATGGAGAAACTTTTTGAACGGTATATTTGtaggctttttctttttctagatggtcttttggttttaaaaaaagaaagtctaTGGTCGCACAAAAATCTTCAGATCATGTTCTCATTCTGACTTTGAATTTATAATTCAATGTGTTTATTATAGGATTAACGGTGAAGTTTTAGTTTTTACAGTATGATGAATGACATCTATTTGTTGGCAGATTGTGCATGCTTGATCTGATGTCTGATTTTGAGTCTAGTAACCTTTGGTTCAATCTCTTGGTTACTCACTAGCGTGGTTGTTTATAAGTTATGTACATGAATCAGTTGCATTGGGTAGAGTAGAAGGTAGTTGCCAAGACATGTTTTATTTCCACTATGAAACATTTGGTCCAATTTCCTACAAAATATACCATGATATGCGGGAAGTCTGTTGATCAAGGGCCAAGAATGGAGTTAACAGACTGGGCCTTGATGTTCTTTGAATATAGTATgctgctttctcttttatttgttGTTACTCTGTATATATACCAGCATTTTCAATGGATTTTCGGCTGTGAACAGGTTAATTGCCAGTGCTGCACATTTGGAGAGAATGATCATTGAAAAGGATAGTCAAATTCGAGGTCTAGAAGCAGACAAAGATCGGCTAACTGCTCTTTTGGATTTGAAAGAGGCTCAGTTGGTTGCCATGAATGAACAGTGTAAGATCATGGCCACAAAGCCATTGTGATTCCATCATCTGCTGTATCCTCTAAAGCTGTAGTGTATGAGTTACATACTATCTCTTCATGTCGAACACATGTTACATGTTGAAGGTTGTTGAAGTTCACCTACAATCACTACCTATTCTTGGTAAATGGTAAATGATACAATGAACACATTGTTTCACTACAAAAAAGCCCCTTCCCGTGTTGTCATTGGTAAATGCCCATTGTTAACAAAGAAGTTCTTTAGATATAGCTTCTTTAACATGTATAGCAAAATTTAGTGGATTTTTTCGTTACTGGGGAAATGGCAAGGGGGTATTCCTCTCTGTGGGAGGTTACTGGTTAGAGCTTCTCTATGAAAGTTTGCAGCCTGGTGATCTGTCTAGCTTTCACCAGCTTTCAGTGAAACAGAAGTGTGGCTCCTGTTAGTATCCGGATGTTCAATGGAAAATGGATGTTGTGAGTTGCAGACTTGAAGGAGAGGATATCTTGGCCTCTTGTGAGAATGGTGCTACTTCTGTTACCATACTAGCTTGATTGTGGTGGAATTAACCTCATGATTTTGCAACTGAAACAGGGCCTTTTGAGCACCAGCTTGATATCTTATTAATTAATATTCAGTCTGTTGTCTTTATCTGAATCTGTGTGTAACAATCCGTTCTTCTTTATCCTGGTTACTGAGAGACTTACACTTTTTCTAATTTCATCTCTGCTGGTTTACCATTTTGATCTTCTGAACATCCGAAGGGAAATACAATAACAGTGTTCTGCTTTTTCGGTAAAATTTGGTTGTTGATGCTTCTACGAATGGAAATATGGACGCCAGTTTCTTGTGAGGCTTAGAGTTTGCTTGCTTTATCCCTTGCCCTGAACATTTGTAGTCTGGCGTGCAATTGCCTTATTTTGTAGTCAACGTTGAATGTGGCCCTAACTCCTTGACTGATGTAGTTAAGGAATAAATGTTTCTAGATCCCCCAACTGTTGATGTACCTTTTGAGGGGCCTCTCATGTGCATCATAAATGGATAGAGACCACCCTACAAGTGGATGGCTCTCCACTTAACAAGTGAGATCAggcaaaat
This window of the Nymphaea colorata isolate Beijing-Zhang1983 chromosome 2, ASM883128v2, whole genome shotgun sequence genome carries:
- the LOC116248118 gene encoding uncharacterized protein LOC116248118; the protein is MDDEGDVSALKSQLSQMRIMWVHELERRRQQEEMLEAKLNEIKEFVADTEKKEKREMEVLWRRVKAAATWMTYLKSKAKIMAVPHLAHTSCGIRHQEGVGFVDKHGTPLADWSKVVDLSLFESLDEEKKPQPRKNQGLFDEYDGAYIGDIIKSVLLVTDVMEALVKRVIIAETETATEKEKVNLGQEEIRKKTLQVEKMSARVEEMEKLASGTDEMLKEMRQKIEDMAEETSRQRQRAAENEQELFRVRQDVESLRSSISGLVSVRQTLISSEKQFQTMEKLFERLIASAAHLERMIIEKDSQIRGLEADKDRLTALLDLKEAQLVAMNEQCKIMATKPL